Part of the Bacteroidota bacterium genome, AAGATCGCGAGCAGGCTGTAGGCGAGGAACAGAAACAGGGAAATTCCCGTGATGAGAAGGAGAGCTTCCGGTAATTTCACCGCTCCCCCGGCCTCTGCGACATCCGTCTTCCCGCTCACGGCGCCTTACCTCCCCGTATGCCCGAATCCGCCGGAGCCCCTCGGGGTCCGGTCGATGCTTGAAACCTCCTCCCACGAGGCCCGGATGACCGGCATGATCACGAGCTGGGCGATCCGGTCGCCTCTGTGGATGAGGAATTCCTGCTTTCCGAAATTGCTGAGGATGACCTTCACCTCTCCCCTGTAATCCGAATCGATCGTGCCCGGCGAATTGAGAATGCCGATCCCGTGCTTTGCGGCCAGTCCGCTCCGGGGGCGAACCTGGGCTTCG contains:
- the dut gene encoding dUTP diphosphatase, translated to MARALRQLKIRITRVNPGENDIPLPSYATPGSSGMDIHAGISGLLSVKPGEAALVPTGFSIEIPPGYEAQVRPRSGLAAKHGIGILNSPGTIDSDYRGEVKVILSNFGKQEFLIHRGDRIAQLVIMPVIRASWEEVSSIDRTPRGSGGFGHTGR